GATTTTTCTTAGTGTTTTAGTGACTTGGTGGTGAAAAAATCTTTATTTGAAACACCAAGGCACTAAAACACTAAGAGGAAAATATTCTTAATTCACTCAAGATTTAGGGTGACTCTGTCACCTACCCTGGATTCCTATTTTTGACGATAAATCTAAAAACTTCCTGAATATTGTACGTCAAGAACTGCTGCTGGTACTTTTATCGTATAAGTGTCAAACTATGTCAAGATAACATCAACACATAGACGCTTTGAGTCATAACTTCTAAACTTATTAGCATGTAAGGTGAATGTAATGTTGGGTCACAAGCTTCGTGGACGTTACCAAATTGTCCAACAATTGGGATTAGGAGGAGGATTTGGGGCTACTTACATCGCGTGTGACACCGACCGCCCAGGTAATCCTAAGTGTCTAGTTAAGCAGCTAAAACCAAGAACTAACGACCCGAATACTCTACAAATAGCACAACGCTTCTTTAAACAAGAGGCAGAAATTCAAGAAGAATTAGGCAATCATGATCAGATTCCCCGTCTTTTAGCTTATTTTGAAGAAAATCAAGAATTTTATCTAGTTCAAGAATTTATTGAAGGTCACGACCTCAGGCAAGAATTACCTCCATTAGCCGATAGACTAACTGAAGCCGAGACGATTAAGCTTTTGACGGAAATCCTAGAGGTTTTAGCCTTTGTCCATCGCCAAGGAGTAATTCACAGGGATATCAAACCAGCCAATATCATGCGACGACAGGACGGAAAAATTGTCCTGATTGATTTTGGTGCGGTGAAAAAGGTAAGAGGTTTGGAAGTTAATCAACAGGGGCAAACTGTCACCGTGGCTATTGGTACTCTTGGCTACATGCCAAGTGAACAAGCAGCTGGTGAACCACAATTTAGCAGCGATGTCTATGCTGTAGGAGTGATAGGTATCCAAGCCTTAACAGGTATATATCCTGACCCTTCCCAAGGAAGCAAATTACCTAGAGATCCCCAAACCGGAGAAATTGTTTGGCGTGACCAAGCGCGGGTTAGCCCTGAGCTAGCTGATATTCTAGATAGAATGGTACGCTATCACTTTAGTGGACGTTATCAGTCAGCAGAGTCAGCACTACAAGCACTAAGACAAATCTCACACTCAAATCACACTTTTACACAGGGACAAACAAGACTTCCATCGATTCTGAAACTTCGTTCTTCCACATCTGGTTGGAAATGGTTAGTTCCTTTAGGTATAGTTGCAGTGCTTGCTAGCGTATTTGTAGCAATTCGACCTGGGCAGGAACCAGAAAAGTTTATACCCTATGAGAATTCCAATTACGGTTTAAAAATCAAATATCCAGCCAGTTGGCAGCTACAAATCAAAGAAATTGATGTTTTAGGCGTTACTGAAATAGTAACGTTTATATCTCCAAAACAAAGTGAGACAGATAAATTTCAAGAAAAGTTAAATGTAGATATTGAGAAATTTTCCGGAACATTAGCTGAGTCTAAAAAATTATTTGTTGATGAAATTAAAAATACTTTGCCAGAAGCTCAAATTATTAATACGAGTTCAACTACTTTGGCATTCAAACCAGCAAATCAGATAGTCTACACAGGCAAAGACGAAGATACTAAGTTAAAAAATTTGCAAATCTGGACTTTAAAAGGTGATAAAGCATACATAATTACCTATACAGCAGCGATAGATGATTATGATGAATTTATCAAAACCGTGAATGAAATGATAAAGTCTTTTGAGATTAATTAGATAATTGACCAATCTTGCTTCTAAACGTAAATTTCTCCGTTGGTACAGCCCAACTGAGGCGAATAATCTGTTCATGCAATTTTTGATCTGCTTCGGAACCATCAGCAAATACTGAAGGAACATCCCACAAAGGGTATGCGTGCATTCCATTCACTCCAACTACTTCACCCTGATGATTGAGGAGTGGCCCTCCACTCATACCTTTTTGGATATCATTTGTGTAGCCAATTTGATAACCACCTTCTAAAGCCTTTGGTAATATTAGTGCTACCTTACCAGTTGTAAATGTAAAGCCTTTGTCTTTTCCGTCATCTCCATAGGGAAATCCAGCAGCAAATACTTCATCACCTATAGCAGCGTTAAAAGCAATGGATGCCACAGTATAATTTCTGTGTAGGCTACGAAACTGTAATATGGCTAAATCATTAGTGCCAAACTTGACATTTGCCAGCAAATTCGCAGACCAAATCCGACCATCCGGTGTTTGAATCCGATAGGGAGGATCATCAGCACGCAATACATGGGCATTAGTCAAAACTGTATAAGCAGAGTCTTGCTTTTTCAGTAGAATTCCTGAACCCAAGAATTCTTTCGACATCACTTTCACAGTAATAGCTTCGCTAGTATGACGTATTTGTTCTATTGATAATCGGTTTATCTGTGTAGTCTTTTGCTCCTCACAGTTAATATTAGTACACTTAGCCGAATATCTCAGATATACTGCCGATACACAAATTACAAATAACAAGCCAGTAACCAATGTTACTGACTTTTGATTGTGCCATTTCATTTGCCATTGCCCCTTTCTGTAGGGGTTGGAAAAATCAAATCTGTGAACACTCAATGAAAATTTAGCAATATTGACTACATAATTACCTAATTATAAATCCATTAGGGTGTATTGTTGTTTTCAGGTTGAGGATTACTTGGTTCAACGGTAGCACCTTGAATATAACTATCAAATTCAACGCTAAAGGAACTATTATTTTTTTCGCTTCTAGATACGTTTTGACCTCTAGATACAAACGCGTTTCCAGATGCCAAACCACGACGATCCATGAGCATTTTTAAAGCTTTTTCAGGATTGACATTACGGTTGAGAGTGAATAACAAGGTGCTGTCTGTACAAGGATCACTTTGTTTGATGGCAGCACATACAACCGGTTGTCCTTTGAGTGTCCCAGTATTTATGCGTCTGAGCATTCCATTATCATAATTTTTTTGAAATCTGCGGGCTACTTCTTGACAACGCATTTGTGGAGTCCAATTTGATGAAAAGTAGTTGGTGTGTAACCAGCGAATCATCGCCACATTTCTACCATCTTGGGTACGGACAAAAGTTGCAGGTATACTTTGATTTCGGTATTTACTTGTACCGCAGTAGAAGTTTGTACCTTGAGCGTAAGTGGGCTGGTGAATGATTGTAGCAGCGGTGAGTGTCGCCAGTGAGGTGACTACTACCTTTGTCAAACCTTGATTAAATAACCCCAGCTTCATAAGTAATTAAAGTTGATAGAAAAAAAGGGTTAACCTTAACTTTGGTGAGTATTATATCTAGTTACTAGCTGAAAATACAGCATTTCTTAATAATCAGGCATTTTGATAAGATTTTGTAAAGGTGAGCGATCGCGTTCCAAGAAGCCCCTACATGTCTACGCACTGCAACGATTTTGGGTATCACAAGGTTGCGGAAGAAGTTAAAATTTCTCCTATAAATATCAAAAGTACTAAATTTTTAATTTTTAATTTTTAATTTTTAATTGCTATGTCGCCCCCTTTTCTGAATCAGTATATTCGCACTGTCTGGCAACCAAGAAGAGGTTTAGCGATCGCAGAAGCCTGTATTATTGGTCTTGTTGCCGCCCTTTGTGCTGTATGCTTGAAATTTGGTTCGGGATGGCTAGGAACATGGCGAGTTCATAATTCCCACGTTTTGCCAGCCTGGTTATTCCTACCAACAGTCGGTTTGGGCTTCGGGTTTCTAGCTGGATTATTGGTAGAAAGGTTAGCACCAGAAGCTTCTGGCAGTGGTATCCCCCATGTGAAAGCTTCTCTTGCCAATGTACCAGTCAAGCTTTCGTGGCGAGTAGCACTTGTGAAGTTACTCAGTGCCATGATCTCTTTAGCTTCAGGAATCACTTTAGGTAGGCAAGGCCCGACTGTACAAGTCGGGGCTGCTTTGGCAGCAGGGATGAGTCGTTGGGTTCCCACATCTCCAGATCATCGACGCCAGATGATTGCTGCTGGTGCGGGTGCAGGTTTAGCAGCAGCCTTCAATGCGCCCATTGCTGGCGTTTTGTTTGTGGTAGAAGAGTTACTCCAAGATTTATCGGGGCTAACATTGGGAACTGCAATCATTGCCTCTTTTATTGGTGGTGTTGTCTCCCGTCTTTTGGGTGGTCGTAGTTTGCTACTGAACTTGGAATTAACTCAATCTTCTAGCAGTTTCTCAATCATAGAAATTCCTTTTTACCTGGTTTTGGGTGTTTTTGCAGGATTACTAGCAGCATTATTTAATCGTGGATTAATTGAAAGTATTAAAATATATCGTAGATTACGTATTAGCTTACCCCTTAGGGTAGCTTTAGCTGGATGTATCTCTGGTGTAGTAGTTGCAGTTTTACCATCTTCTTTCCGTGATAATACGGGATTAAGAGAATTTGTAATAGCTGGTCAGGCTAACGCACCTATAGCGGCGATCGCTTTTTTGGCTCAATTTCTTTTAACTTTGGTAGCATTTGGTTCAGGGGCGCCAGGAGGGTTATTTGCGCCTAGTTTGATTTTAGGTTCTTGTTTGGGTTATATCGTCGGTGTTGGTGAATTTCAGCTATTCGGATTAGGTTCCCCAACGACCTATGCTTTAGCAGGCATGGGGGCATTTTTTAGTGCCGTCTCGAAAGTGCCAATCACAGCGATCGTGATTGTATTTGAAATGACAACAGATTTTAATCTGGTGTTACCTTTAATGGTTGGCTCAGTCACATCCTACCTGGTTGCTGACAAGCTGATGCCAGGATCGCTGTATACCAAACTTTTACACTTCAGTGGCATCAACATCGAAAATGCACCCCCCGTTGAGGGTGCATTCACCAAGTTAACAGCAAAAGATGTCATGCAGCGCCGGGTGGAAACCCTAGATGCAGAGATGTCTGTAGAAGAAGTAGTACAGGCTTTCTCTCGTTCTCACCACCGAGGATTTCCTGTAGTTGAACAAGGTAAATTGCTAGGAATTGTCACCCAAACTGATTTATTAAAAATACGCGATCACAACCTAGCAAAAGATACTCCCCTACGGGAAATCATGACACCGCAGCCAGTGACAGTTACGCCCACCCATAATTTAAGCAATGTGCTGTATTTATTGGATCGTCATCAAATCAGTCGCTTGCCAGTAGTAGAAGGGCGCAGAATCATTGGCATCATTACTCGTGCTGATATTATTCGGGCAGAAGCCGACAGTCTCAACTGTCAAATTAGAGAACATGGGCCACAACCAGAACCTTCTTACATAGTTTATCAAACGCGATCGCCCAGCACTGGTAGAGGTAGATTGTTAGTACCAGTTGCAAACCCTGAAACAGCTGCCACACTATTACAAATGGCAGCTGCGATCGCCCGCGATCGCCACTACGAAATAGAATGTCTGCAAGTAATCCTTGTTTCTCGTCAAAGATCTCCAGCCGAAACCCCTGTTAGGACAGCCAAAAGTCGGCGATTACTGCGAAACGCCGAAGTTTTAGGCAAAAAATGGAAAATTCCGGTGCATACACAGATCCGAGTTACTCATGATATTGCCCATGCAATCTTAGAGACAATCAAAGAAAGACACATTGACCTAATTCTAATGGGGTGGAAGGGCAGCACTTCCACCCCTGGTCGCATTTTTGGCGATGTTGTGGACAGTGTGATTCGCCAAGCTACTTGTGAGATGGTGTTAGTGAAGTTAGGGAAAACTCCAGAGTCAATCATCAATCATCAAAGACCCTCCTTAACTCATCTTTTCCCTACTCCTCCCCTCTCTCACTCCCCATCGCCCCCCAACCCTACAAAGTGGGGACCCCTAGCCCCCCATCTCCCCCTCCCTCCTCCCCAATTCAACAGTTGGCTAGTACCAATGGCTGGCGGTCCCAATGCTAGGGCGGCGATTAAATTATTACCTGCTTTGGTAACGCTAGGAAATGACCCGAAAATCCGCCTCACCCGCGTGTTTAAGCCATCGGAATCAGAACCAGACATGAAAGTTTTAGAAGAAGCAATTCGGATGCTTGTTCGCCGCCAGAAATCATCCAGTACTGTAGTAGCTGCACCTGTGAAAGCAGATTCTGTCACCGAAGGAGTAATCAACCTAGTAAAAACCGAACATTATGATGTAGTTGTTCTAGGTGCTTCCCGCGAGGGATTGCTACAACAGGCTATAAAAGGGAACATTCCGGAAGCGATCGCCTCTGGTGTAGACAGTACCGTGATTTTGGTCAGGGGAGCGATCAATAGTTAATGGCGACGAGAGAGACAAAGAGGACAAGGGGGACAAAGAGGACAAGGAAGACAAGGGGAAGGATTTGTATCAATAATTTTGTGAAATGGTCTCAGCCACCAACGCATAATTTATCAGTGTCCATCTGTATGCATCGGTGGTCGATTTCTAAATCATAATTTTTGTTCCAGACGCGAAAAACACAGCATTCCCTACTCTCCACCCTCTACAATCACAAAGCAAAAAAACTTGCAACTAAAACTCATAACGACTATGATTTATTTAAAGGAGTTAAATCAAAAATCCCGGATATGGACAGCCTTGTTATCGGTGCGATCGCCAGTTTAGGCGCGGGACTGGCGACAGTAGTAGGCGCTTTACCGATTTTGTTACCAATTAATCTTACGCAACGACTACAAGGAATCATGCTGGGTTTTGGTGCAGGAGTGATGTTAGCAGCGACATCATTCTCATTGATTTTACCGGGAACCGAGGCAGCTATTGCTCAAGGAGCATCAAAACCCTATGCAGCTTTGACTATTGTCATTGGCATACTATTAGGTGGAGTTTTTTTGCAACTAGTCCATAAGTTTTTACCCCATGAACATTTTTTTAAAGGGAAAGAAAACTGTAATGGTGCAAATTTAAAGAAAATTTGGCTATTTATTGGCGCAATTACTATCCATAACTTTCCTGAAGGTTTAGCTGTGGGAGTAAATTTTGGCAATCATAATATTACAGAAGGAATTCCCGTTGCCTTGGGTATTGGTTTACAGAATATTCCCGAAGGTTTAGTTGTAGCATTGTCTTTGGTTGCCGAGCGTTATTCAACAAATTATGCTTTATGGATTTCTTTGTTGACGGGTTTAGTTGAGCCAATTGGTGGTTTGATTGGCGCTGGATTAGTGAGTATTGCAAATTTTATTTTGCCTTGGGCGATGGCTTTTGCTGCTGGAGCAATGTTGTTTGTCATCAGTGATGAAATTATTCCCGAATCTCATTGCAAAGGTTTAGAAAAAGAAGGAACAATCGGTGTAATGATTGGTTTTGTAGTCATGATGTTTTTGGATATCACCTTAGGGTAAAAACTTATCAATAATCAATTATTTGGTGATGAGGATAAATACAGGAAGACGTAATTATTATCAAAACAAAGGACAAAAATATGAACTTGATTCGCTTTGAACACATTAACCTATCTTGTAAAAATATAGACGACAGCAGGAATTTTTACCAAACTTTGTTTCCTGAGTGGTACGTGCGTGCAGAAGGTGTATTTAATGGTCGTCGTTGGATGCATCTAGGCGATCGCCAATTTTATTTAGCTTTGAATGATGAAAATCATCAAGAACGTGTTCATAATGCTTACGAAAACATTGGTATAAACCATGTTGGTTTTGTAATTAAAGATGGCGAAATCATGAAAAAGCTGCTTGAAGATAAAGGCATTGAATATTACACAATGTCAGCACCAGAAACCAAGCATAGAATTTATGTCAATGACCCCGATGGTAATGAAATTGAGCTAGTAGAATATAACCAAAATTATGCTCTGAAGTAAATAATTTTGAGGTATGCTATCGATTTGATAACATCCAACGATAGCGATCGCGCATGATACTTGCGTGATCGCTACGATCAACGTAATCTCATAAAGCTTCCAAAGATTTCCAAACAAGGAGAGGGATAAGAATTCGCTCATCCTCAAAAGCACGAATACTGGTAGCATTGTCTGCACCCTGACCACGTAAACGCCACACGCATCCAGGATTAGCATCAGCGATCGCATTCACTCTACTGATTTAAGCGACAAAATCAGCCATCTCCCGAGTATTGAGTAGCGCACGTAAAATGGCAGTATAAGTATTTGGTTAATTCGATGAAAAATTGCTTTAGGAAAGAGTTCCAAATCTGAAATATAAAATGGTATGAAATACTAAACAATGCCCAAACTTCGGGCAAAATTGTGTGCATTTATACGATACAGAAATAATAAATAAGATAGTATTTCAAAGCCCTTTACTTTTGTAATGTTAGCGGCACTGTCCGCTAAAAAACCACTAGAGTGCCAGGGAATTTACTTATTACTAATTGCGATTAATAGTTATTAATCGTAGAATCTTGCTAGTTGAACAAACTTGTTGCAACAAAATAGATGATTTCCTGCACTCTGGTGATTTACTTAATTTGTGTCGCCTATGATTTTTTGAAAATCTTCATCGTTGGCAAAGTTAGCAAAATTATTTACCGCATCTTTTCTCATATCTGGGTCTAGTTTCAAAGCCTCAGCCAAATATTGCAAGCAGTTATTTTTATCACCACAAGTTGCATAACTTGCTGCTACACGATACCAAGCTTCATCAAAATTTGGTTTCAATTCAATTGCTTGTTTATAAGCTGTAATTGCATCTAAATAATACTGGTGTTTTTCCAAAATTGTACCAAATTCATACCACCAATCAGGATGAAATGCTTCTAAAGCAAGCGCTTGTTCAAAGGCAAATAATGATTTTTCTAAGTATAATTGTGAATTGAGATCAAGATTTTCTGACTGAGGTTGCCATTGAGCAATCACACGACTTTTTTTCACTTAAGTATTATAAAAGATATCCTTTGTAATACCAACTAACTGCACAATCGACAGCATGAATATTGGCTTGCATGTAATAGTATATTGTTTGGAAAATATCATTGGATTCTCCACGCAAGCATTGCATTGGCATCAAAAATGGGGATAGTGGCTTGCCCATACGAAATAAAATGAATATAACTTTTTTCCAGACAGGCTGAGAAGATAGAAATATCTTGCGATCGCATGGATAAATACCAATATAGTCTCCTGGAATTAATGCCTGTATTTGTTGCCAAGCAATTCTGCCAAGACTAATTAAAGAAGTATTATCTTAAAGACCATGAATATTAATAATTAAAGCTGGTGGAACAAAAAATAAACGATATCCATGAAATATTGTTCCTGGTACAAGAATAAGGGAGATTATCAAACCGACAATGATTGCAACGCCTTCTTGGAATAATAACCAAATGCCTAACAGGGTAAAAAAGAGGAAATTTATAAAATATTGAAGAAGGCAGAAGTACGGAGGCAGAGGAGGCGTGGGTTGCAAAGCTGCGGGCGAACAAAGAACGCCGTGGCAGAAGGGAATTAAAGGGGGATACCTGCGGAAGCCGCTCCGCGTCTTGTGACCCCCAGGAACATTGCAGACCAGTAAATCGAAGATTTACTGGGGGTCTTCAACCCATTTGGCAGAGGGTACAGATGGCTCAATCACGAACGAAAACTTTAGATCTTCGCATAGCTGCCTTCTGCCATCTGCCTGAAGCCTTTCTTGATAAAGTGTTTTCTTACGGTCAGGATAAATGACAATTTCTGGTAACTGTAGATTCATCTGATTGCCTTGGCAGTTAAGTGCGTCCCACAAGGCTAGCCACTACTGTAATTAACTCAGATGGATCGACGGGTTTAGGTAAATGCAACTGAAAACCTGCCTGTATAGCTCGGCGTCGATCTTCTGCTCTAGCATAGGCTGTTAAAGCTGCTGCTGGTATTTTTCCTCCTTGTTCTGGCGAAAGCGATCGCAATCTCCGGAGTAAAGAGTAACCGTCTTCCTCTGGCATTCCAATATCACTGACTAAAACATCTGGTTTCCACTGCTTAACAGCTTCTATTGCTGCTTGTGCTGATGCTACTGCTAGTACATGAGCCTGAGACTGTTTTAGTAAAGTAGTGAGATAGTCACGTGTATCAGCTTCGTCATCCACGACTAGTACACGTACGCCATCTAGAACAGAAGATGAGATCGGCAGAGAATTTAAATTTGGCTGTTGGCTATTGACTGTTAATTCTTCAGTGTTGACTATTGCATCTTGACTTTTGAGGAGTGGTAGTTTGACTGTAAAGGTTGTACCTTGTTCCTTTCCCGGACTTGCTACATCAACAGTACCGCCATGCATTTCTACTAAATGACGCACAATTGCTAAACCTAGTCCCAACCCACCATGTGATCTAGTACTAGAACTATCTGCTTGGCGAAAACGATCAAATACATAAGGTAAAAACTCAGGACTGATACCAATGCCAGTATCTTTGACTGTAATTTGGGCATAAGCAGTTTCAGAGGAGGTGGAGGAAAACCATTGTGTTGCAGGGGTTCCTCCCATTTTTGCATTTAGTGTGGACAGAGGCGATGATGCTTTGGAAGACGCGCCAATGTTCAGCCGGGGTGATGCAGAGAATCTATCAAAGATACTCTCGGTATTTCTGTATTTCTGTGTCCCTATTTCTTCTTTGATCAGTGATAAAATTACCTCTACTTTACCGCCAGCAGGTGTAAATTTGATGGCATTGGATAGTAAATTCCAGACTACCTGCTGTAGGCGCTCGCCATCGCCAGAAACTAATGCTGCCTTAGAATCAAACATAGTTTGGATGTGAATATCTTTTGCTTGCGCTGCTAGGCGTACTGTATCTAAGGCGGCTTCTATAATCGCAATCAAATTGCAAGTACGTACATTTAAACGTAATTTGCCTCTGATGATCCGCGAGATATCAAGTAAGTCTTCTATCAACTGTGTTTGTGTTTTAGCGTTGCGTTCTATAGTTTCTAGTGC
Above is a genomic segment from Fischerella sp. JS2 containing:
- a CDS encoding TPR end-of-group domain-containing protein — protein: MKKSRVIAQWQPQSENLDLNSQLYLEKSLFAFEQALALEAFHPDWWYEFGTILEKHQYYLDAITAYKQAIELKPNFDEAWYRVAASYATCGDKNNCLQYLAEALKLDPDMRKDAVNNFANFANDEDFQKIIGDTN
- a CDS encoding DUF3291 domain-containing protein → MNAIADANPGCVWRLRGQGADNATSIRAFEDERILIPLLVWKSLEAL
- a CDS encoding ZIP family metal transporter, which produces MDSLVIGAIASLGAGLATVVGALPILLPINLTQRLQGIMLGFGAGVMLAATSFSLILPGTEAAIAQGASKPYAALTIVIGILLGGVFLQLVHKFLPHEHFFKGKENCNGANLKKIWLFIGAITIHNFPEGLAVGVNFGNHNITEGIPVALGIGLQNIPEGLVVALSLVAERYSTNYALWISLLTGLVEPIGGLIGAGLVSIANFILPWAMAFAAGAMLFVISDEIIPESHCKGLEKEGTIGVMIGFVVMMFLDITLG
- a CDS encoding serine protease encodes the protein MKWHNQKSVTLVTGLLFVICVSAVYLRYSAKCTNINCEEQKTTQINRLSIEQIRHTSEAITVKVMSKEFLGSGILLKKQDSAYTVLTNAHVLRADDPPYRIQTPDGRIWSANLLANVKFGTNDLAILQFRSLHRNYTVASIAFNAAIGDEVFAAGFPYGDDGKDKGFTFTTGKVALILPKALEGGYQIGYTNDIQKGMSGGPLLNHQGEVVGVNGMHAYPLWDVPSVFADGSEADQKLHEQIIRLSWAVPTEKFTFRSKIGQLSN
- a CDS encoding COP23 domain-containing protein → MKLGLFNQGLTKVVVTSLATLTAATIIHQPTYAQGTNFYCGTSKYRNQSIPATFVRTQDGRNVAMIRWLHTNYFSSNWTPQMRCQEVARRFQKNYDNGMLRRINTGTLKGQPVVCAAIKQSDPCTDSTLLFTLNRNVNPEKALKMLMDRRGLASGNAFVSRGQNVSRSEKNNSSFSVEFDSYIQGATVEPSNPQPENNNTP
- a CDS encoding chloride channel protein, yielding MSPPFLNQYIRTVWQPRRGLAIAEACIIGLVAALCAVCLKFGSGWLGTWRVHNSHVLPAWLFLPTVGLGFGFLAGLLVERLAPEASGSGIPHVKASLANVPVKLSWRVALVKLLSAMISLASGITLGRQGPTVQVGAALAAGMSRWVPTSPDHRRQMIAAGAGAGLAAAFNAPIAGVLFVVEELLQDLSGLTLGTAIIASFIGGVVSRLLGGRSLLLNLELTQSSSSFSIIEIPFYLVLGVFAGLLAALFNRGLIESIKIYRRLRISLPLRVALAGCISGVVVAVLPSSFRDNTGLREFVIAGQANAPIAAIAFLAQFLLTLVAFGSGAPGGLFAPSLILGSCLGYIVGVGEFQLFGLGSPTTYALAGMGAFFSAVSKVPITAIVIVFEMTTDFNLVLPLMVGSVTSYLVADKLMPGSLYTKLLHFSGINIENAPPVEGAFTKLTAKDVMQRRVETLDAEMSVEEVVQAFSRSHHRGFPVVEQGKLLGIVTQTDLLKIRDHNLAKDTPLREIMTPQPVTVTPTHNLSNVLYLLDRHQISRLPVVEGRRIIGIITRADIIRAEADSLNCQIREHGPQPEPSYIVYQTRSPSTGRGRLLVPVANPETAATLLQMAAAIARDRHYEIECLQVILVSRQRSPAETPVRTAKSRRLLRNAEVLGKKWKIPVHTQIRVTHDIAHAILETIKERHIDLILMGWKGSTSTPGRIFGDVVDSVIRQATCEMVLVKLGKTPESIINHQRPSLTHLFPTPPLSHSPSPPNPTKWGPLAPHLPLPPPQFNSWLVPMAGGPNARAAIKLLPALVTLGNDPKIRLTRVFKPSESEPDMKVLEEAIRMLVRRQKSSSTVVAAPVKADSVTEGVINLVKTEHYDVVVLGASREGLLQQAIKGNIPEAIASGVDSTVILVRGAINS
- a CDS encoding protein kinase domain-containing protein, with translation MLGHKLRGRYQIVQQLGLGGGFGATYIACDTDRPGNPKCLVKQLKPRTNDPNTLQIAQRFFKQEAEIQEELGNHDQIPRLLAYFEENQEFYLVQEFIEGHDLRQELPPLADRLTEAETIKLLTEILEVLAFVHRQGVIHRDIKPANIMRRQDGKIVLIDFGAVKKVRGLEVNQQGQTVTVAIGTLGYMPSEQAAGEPQFSSDVYAVGVIGIQALTGIYPDPSQGSKLPRDPQTGEIVWRDQARVSPELADILDRMVRYHFSGRYQSAESALQALRQISHSNHTFTQGQTRLPSILKLRSSTSGWKWLVPLGIVAVLASVFVAIRPGQEPEKFIPYENSNYGLKIKYPASWQLQIKEIDVLGVTEIVTFISPKQSETDKFQEKLNVDIEKFSGTLAESKKLFVDEIKNTLPEAQIINTSSTTLAFKPANQIVYTGKDEDTKLKNLQIWTLKGDKAYIITYTAAIDDYDEFIKTVNEMIKSFEIN
- a CDS encoding VOC family protein, with protein sequence MNLIRFEHINLSCKNIDDSRNFYQTLFPEWYVRAEGVFNGRRWMHLGDRQFYLALNDENHQERVHNAYENIGINHVGFVIKDGEIMKKLLEDKGIEYYTMSAPETKHRIYVNDPDGNEIELVEYNQNYALK